In Longimicrobium sp., one genomic interval encodes:
- a CDS encoding DUF4442 domain-containing protein, translated as MSTVTAPALPDAARAEAFRANMRSRARMRAYFMSKLPLAWFAGLRVRHLDAARCEVVVPRGWRTQNPFRSTYFAAQAMAAELSTGALAMAAVQGAGAPVSMLVTEMRASFGKKAVSDATFACADGERIAAAVAETLRTGEGTTAEATSVGRMEDGTEVATFVFTWSFKRKN; from the coding sequence GTGAGCACCGTAACCGCCCCGGCCCTGCCGGACGCCGCCCGCGCGGAGGCGTTCCGCGCCAACATGCGCAGCCGCGCCAGGATGCGGGCGTACTTCATGTCCAAGCTGCCGCTGGCCTGGTTCGCCGGGCTGCGGGTGCGCCATCTGGACGCGGCGCGCTGCGAAGTGGTGGTGCCGCGCGGCTGGCGCACGCAGAACCCCTTTCGCAGCACCTACTTCGCCGCCCAGGCCATGGCCGCCGAGCTGTCGACCGGCGCACTGGCGATGGCGGCCGTGCAGGGGGCCGGCGCCCCCGTCTCCATGCTGGTGACCGAGATGAGGGCGTCGTTCGGCAAGAAGGCCGTCTCCGACGCCACCTTCGCCTGCGCGGACGGGGAGCGGATCGCCGCCGCCGTGGCCGAGACGCTGCGCACCGGCGAGGGCACCACCGCGGAGGCGACCAGCGTGGGGCGGATGGAGGATGGCACGGAGGTGGCAACCTTCGTCTTCACCTGGTCGTTCAAGCGCAA
- a CDS encoding S8 family serine peptidase, whose translation MERVREAIQCGGAGVDGGGVRIAVLDTGIDLDHPDLHGKVDLENSASCCLSASIADVHGHGTHVAGIIAGSGEASGGRFAGIAPGAELIVLKVGSGMTAYSNDLAQAVLRAVELGADIINYSGGEHGFAAGPPPWKWPIRLNKRDAAFRYAAEHGVLCVAAAGNDGPSPGTVVRPGNLSEVLCVGALAPPDFRVAPASGRGPLYLDGSMRGGVARADPGLDTRSRLVKPDVVVPGGEPSDFLHQALHLAGIGRGGVVAPRSRRGILVGIDPGDPECAYARVVGTSQATAVVTGLAALLLQLGRRIGFDWGSNTGRALAGILRAAALRLAEGGPDDYGYGALLWPNIAATLNDCATNPVRRERVLFGPQLHLET comes from the coding sequence ATGGAACGGGTGCGCGAGGCCATCCAGTGCGGCGGCGCGGGCGTGGATGGGGGCGGTGTACGGATCGCGGTGCTGGACACGGGGATCGACCTGGATCACCCCGACCTCCACGGCAAGGTAGATCTGGAGAACAGCGCGTCGTGCTGCCTTTCGGCGTCGATCGCGGACGTGCACGGGCACGGAACTCACGTGGCCGGCATCATCGCGGGGAGCGGCGAGGCGTCTGGGGGGCGGTTCGCCGGGATCGCGCCGGGCGCCGAGCTGATCGTGCTCAAGGTGGGGAGCGGCATGACGGCCTACAGCAACGATCTCGCGCAGGCGGTGTTACGCGCGGTAGAGCTGGGGGCCGACATCATCAACTATTCGGGCGGCGAGCACGGGTTCGCCGCGGGTCCGCCGCCGTGGAAGTGGCCGATCCGGCTGAACAAGCGCGACGCGGCGTTCAGGTACGCGGCGGAGCATGGGGTGCTGTGCGTGGCCGCCGCCGGAAACGACGGGCCTTCGCCGGGCACGGTTGTGCGGCCCGGCAACCTCTCCGAGGTGCTGTGCGTCGGTGCCCTGGCGCCGCCCGACTTCCGGGTGGCGCCGGCCTCCGGGCGTGGGCCGCTATACCTGGACGGTTCGATGAGGGGCGGGGTGGCGCGCGCGGATCCGGGGCTGGACACGAGGTCGCGCCTCGTCAAACCGGACGTCGTGGTGCCTGGCGGCGAGCCCTCGGACTTCCTCCACCAGGCGCTTCACCTTGCCGGGATCGGGCGCGGCGGCGTGGTCGCGCCCCGCTCACGCCGCGGAATCCTGGTGGGGATCGATCCGGGCGACCCCGAGTGCGCCTACGCCCGCGTGGTGGGCACCAGTCAGGCGACGGCCGTGGTCACGGGTCTCGCCGCCCTCCTCCTCCAGCTTGGACGGCGCATCGGGTTCGATTGGGGCTCCAACACAGGGCGTGCGCTCGCCGGTATACTCCGCGCCGCGGCGCTGAGGCTTGCCGAAGGCGGACCCGACGACTACGGCTACGGAGCTCTCCTGTGGCCGAACATCGCCGCGACGCTGAACGACTGCGCGACCAACCCCGTGCGGCGAGAGAGGGTGCTGTTCGGGCCGCAGCTCCACCTCGAGACGTGA
- a CDS encoding 5'-nucleotidase C-terminal domain-containing protein yields the protein MNRFRSTAPLGVALALLLGGACAPAMQTPSAAAPSGVKRLRVVHTNDIHGRILPQPPRSGETRAAGGAAVIAAHFDSAAAHFPGATIFLSAGDDMQGTAISNLSWGRATIATFNAMGYDVAATGNHEFDWGQDTLRNRMRESRFPWVAANLYQASTGRRAEWVKPYTIIERRGVRIGVVGIALPNTPEMVVPGRVTGLEFRPAVPAIDQAVRELRAAGVDFVVVTMHIGAECRSPGAAPEEESRECAGEMLDVASALTEPVDLVVGGHTHLRVLSTAGGVPVVEAMSYGAAYSVTDLERSGGRTRVSYRAVRTPYADEVTPDTAVERVVHQWEANVRPLTERVVLTTAQALINQGRERPLGNLVADAVRRAAGAQASIINNGSIRRGLPEGPVNYGVLYEMQPFQNAVYRVEVTGAQLRGALENAVASGRPTAHLSGMTVAYDSAAPQGSRIRSVRLDGGRELADADRVTLGLTEFMAQGGERYTSLAAGRRTATGLVDLNVLIDYMLSLPQPVQPPAIGRWRNVR from the coding sequence ATGAACCGGTTCCGCTCCACCGCGCCTCTGGGAGTCGCGCTCGCGCTCCTCCTGGGGGGCGCCTGTGCTCCCGCGATGCAGACCCCCTCCGCCGCCGCGCCCTCGGGGGTGAAGCGGCTGCGGGTGGTGCACACCAACGACATCCACGGGCGCATCCTGCCCCAGCCGCCGCGCTCGGGCGAGACGCGCGCCGCGGGCGGGGCCGCCGTGATCGCCGCACACTTCGACAGCGCGGCCGCGCACTTTCCGGGAGCCACCATCTTCCTCTCGGCTGGCGACGACATGCAGGGGACGGCCATCTCCAACCTGAGCTGGGGGCGCGCCACCATCGCGACCTTCAACGCGATGGGGTACGACGTGGCCGCGACGGGGAACCACGAGTTCGACTGGGGGCAGGACACGCTACGCAACCGCATGCGCGAGAGCCGCTTCCCCTGGGTGGCGGCCAACCTGTACCAGGCCTCCACCGGGCGCCGCGCGGAGTGGGTGAAGCCGTACACGATCATCGAGCGGCGGGGGGTCCGTATCGGGGTGGTGGGGATCGCCCTTCCCAACACGCCGGAGATGGTGGTGCCCGGGCGGGTGACGGGGCTGGAGTTCCGCCCCGCGGTTCCCGCCATCGACCAGGCGGTGCGCGAGCTGCGCGCAGCCGGCGTGGACTTCGTGGTGGTCACGATGCACATCGGCGCGGAGTGCCGCTCCCCCGGCGCCGCGCCCGAGGAGGAGTCGCGCGAGTGCGCGGGGGAGATGTTGGACGTGGCGAGCGCCCTCACCGAGCCGGTGGACCTGGTGGTCGGCGGCCACACGCACCTGCGCGTGCTGTCCACGGCCGGCGGCGTCCCCGTCGTCGAGGCGATGTCGTACGGCGCCGCGTACAGCGTCACCGACCTGGAGCGCAGCGGCGGGCGCACGCGCGTGTCGTACCGCGCCGTCCGCACCCCCTACGCCGACGAGGTCACGCCGGACACCGCCGTCGAGCGCGTGGTGCACCAGTGGGAGGCGAACGTGCGCCCCCTCACCGAGCGCGTGGTGCTGACGACGGCGCAGGCGCTCATCAACCAGGGGCGGGAGCGTCCGCTGGGCAACCTGGTGGCGGACGCGGTCCGCCGGGCGGCGGGGGCACAGGCGTCCATCATCAACAACGGCTCCATCCGCCGCGGGCTCCCGGAGGGGCCGGTGAACTACGGGGTGCTCTACGAGATGCAGCCCTTTCAGAACGCCGTGTACCGCGTGGAAGTCACCGGCGCGCAGCTCCGCGGCGCGCTGGAGAACGCCGTCGCCAGCGGACGCCCCACGGCGCACCTCTCGGGGATGACCGTCGCCTACGACTCTGCGGCGCCGCAGGGAAGCCGCATCCGCTCCGTGCGCCTGGACGGCGGCCGCGAGCTGGCCGACGCGGACCGGGTGACGCTGGGCCTCACCGAGTTCATGGCGCAGGGCGGCGAGCGCTACACCTCCCTCGCCGCCGGCCGCCGCACCGCCACCGGCCTGGTGGACCTGAACGTCCTGATCGACTACATGCTCTCCCTTCCGCAACCCGTGCAGCCCCCCGCGATAGGGCGCTGGCGCAACGTGCGGTGA
- a CDS encoding ABC transporter ATP-binding protein has translation MIRFTDVVKEFAGPLARARGGAVRALDGVTLDVPPGTALGIVGPNGAGKSTLIRLLLGYIRPTRGRVEVHGMAPRGYVEKHGVAYVSELVAIPPSWTTRGALDAYAALAEVDHARARVDEVMERMEIAAVANRRVGYLSKGNLQRLAMAQALLAPRGVMVLDEPTSGLDPEWISRLRSVLAEWRAEDPARTLLIASHNLDELERTADLVAVLESGRVRELLDLRAAEGINPPYRLEVEDTPGAVKAVHEVFPGALEEEGAPWAFRVDPASPREISERLAALLARGVVVRAVAPQRLRLEERVRGVAR, from the coding sequence ATGATCCGCTTCACCGACGTGGTAAAGGAATTCGCCGGGCCGCTGGCGCGCGCGCGCGGCGGCGCCGTGCGCGCCCTGGACGGCGTGACGCTGGACGTGCCCCCCGGCACCGCGCTGGGAATCGTGGGTCCCAACGGCGCCGGCAAGAGCACGCTGATCCGCCTCCTCCTCGGCTACATCCGCCCCACCCGCGGCCGGGTGGAGGTGCACGGGATGGCGCCGCGCGGCTACGTGGAGAAGCACGGCGTGGCCTACGTCTCCGAGCTGGTGGCGATCCCCCCGTCGTGGACCACGCGCGGCGCGCTGGACGCCTACGCCGCCCTCGCCGAGGTGGACCACGCCCGCGCCCGCGTGGACGAGGTGATGGAGCGGATGGAGATCGCGGCGGTGGCGAATCGAAGGGTGGGCTACCTGTCCAAGGGCAACCTGCAGCGCCTGGCGATGGCACAGGCACTCCTCGCCCCGCGCGGCGTGATGGTGCTGGACGAGCCCACCAGCGGGCTGGACCCGGAGTGGATCTCGCGGCTGCGCAGCGTGCTGGCCGAGTGGCGCGCCGAAGACCCCGCGCGCACCCTGCTGATCGCGTCGCACAACCTGGACGAGCTGGAGCGCACCGCCGACCTCGTGGCCGTGCTGGAGAGCGGGCGCGTGCGCGAGCTGCTGGACCTGCGCGCCGCCGAGGGCATCAACCCGCCCTACCGGCTGGAGGTGGAAGACACCCCGGGCGCGGTGAAGGCGGTGCACGAGGTCTTTCCCGGCGCGCTGGAGGAGGAGGGCGCGCCATGGGCCTTTCGCGTGGACCCCGCCTCGCCTCGCGAGATCAGCGAGCGGCTGGCGGCACTGCTGGCGCGCGGGGTGGTGGTGCGCGCGGTGGCGCCGCAGCGGCTGCGCCTGGAAGAGCGCGTGCGCGGAGTGGCGCGATGA
- a CDS encoding phosphatase PAP2 family protein, whose amino-acid sequence MNTPRHAHEHPERGPLRPLLSGIGRWVGGFYTAIGAFFLLAMAVMLAGVAAFAAIADAVSDGETEALDRAILLSLNKQASPRLDDFAMNVTALGSGLVVGIVVAVASVYLWGSRHRYSAVLLWVALSGSWILSSILKAFFNRARPNLFPWRTPHAFQASFPSGHSITAMVGYATLAYLVARLLPQRGLRWFTVGVAATIVALVGWSRMYLGVHWPSDVLGGYATGLAWASFCGLGLSAVRYFRYRRPELVAEEKDLEK is encoded by the coding sequence ATGAACACGCCCAGGCACGCACACGAGCATCCCGAGCGGGGCCCCCTCCGCCCTCTCCTGAGCGGCATCGGCCGGTGGGTGGGCGGATTCTACACCGCGATCGGCGCCTTTTTCCTGCTGGCCATGGCGGTGATGCTGGCCGGCGTGGCCGCCTTCGCCGCCATCGCCGACGCCGTGAGCGACGGCGAGACGGAAGCGTTGGACCGCGCCATCCTCCTCTCGCTCAACAAGCAGGCGAGCCCGCGGCTGGACGACTTCGCTATGAACGTGACGGCGCTGGGTTCGGGGCTTGTGGTGGGGATCGTGGTGGCGGTGGCGAGCGTGTACCTGTGGGGGAGCCGCCACCGCTACTCCGCCGTGCTGCTCTGGGTGGCGCTGAGCGGGTCCTGGATCCTGAGCAGCATCCTGAAGGCGTTCTTCAACCGGGCGCGCCCCAACCTCTTTCCGTGGCGCACGCCGCACGCCTTCCAGGCCTCCTTTCCCTCCGGCCACTCCATCACGGCGATGGTGGGCTACGCGACGCTGGCGTACCTCGTGGCGCGCCTTCTTCCGCAGCGGGGCCTGCGCTGGTTCACCGTCGGCGTGGCGGCGACGATCGTGGCGCTGGTCGGCTGGTCGCGGATGTACCTGGGCGTGCACTGGCCCTCCGACGTGCTGGGCGGCTACGCCACCGGCCTGGCCTGGGCATCGTTCTGCGGCCTCGGCCTGAGCGCCGTCCGCTACTTCCGCTACCGCCGCCCCGAGCTCGTCGCGGAAGAAAAAGACCTGGAGAAGTGA
- a CDS encoding L,D-transpeptidase: MTSLLRLTSTALILGASAIAAPARAQGPMELVVNIPAGRLDVMQGGERVRSYPVSVGRARYATPTGATGLRRMVWNPSWTPPPGAAWARNEKKAGPGWSNPMGRVKIHLFGDYYVHGTPAGNERYLGSPASHGCIRMRNADVMELARMILREDGSAISDSTVEHLARTPRATREVALSGRVRARIEYRLTEVAADSVTILPDVYARAGGAYATRVGDELRLAGADPAPVLARLGASRPATALRMARTDEAVLPDRTATVALASTDGASQPR; the protein is encoded by the coding sequence ATGACCTCTCTTCTTCGCCTGACCTCGACCGCGCTGATCCTGGGCGCTTCCGCCATCGCCGCTCCCGCCCGCGCGCAGGGGCCCATGGAGCTGGTCGTCAACATCCCCGCCGGCCGGCTGGACGTGATGCAGGGCGGCGAGCGCGTCCGCTCGTACCCGGTGTCGGTGGGCCGCGCGCGCTACGCCACCCCCACGGGCGCCACGGGGCTGCGGCGGATGGTGTGGAACCCGAGCTGGACGCCCCCGCCGGGCGCCGCCTGGGCGCGCAACGAGAAGAAGGCCGGTCCGGGCTGGTCGAATCCGATGGGGCGGGTCAAGATCCACCTCTTCGGCGACTATTACGTGCACGGCACGCCCGCCGGCAACGAGCGGTACCTGGGGAGCCCCGCGTCGCACGGCTGCATCCGCATGCGCAACGCGGACGTGATGGAGCTGGCCCGGATGATCCTGCGCGAGGACGGCTCGGCCATCTCCGACAGCACGGTGGAGCACCTGGCCCGCACGCCGCGCGCGACCCGTGAAGTCGCGCTCTCGGGCCGGGTGCGCGCCCGGATCGAGTACCGCCTGACCGAGGTGGCCGCCGACTCGGTGACCATCCTCCCGGACGTGTACGCGCGGGCCGGCGGTGCCTACGCCACGCGCGTGGGCGACGAGCTGCGCCTGGCCGGCGCCGACCCCGCGCCGGTGCTGGCACGCCTCGGCGCCTCGCGCCCGGCGACGGCGCTCCGCATGGCGCGCACCGATGAGGCCGTCCTGCCGGACCGCACCGCCACGGTCGCCCTCGCTTCGACGGACGGCGCTTCGCAGCCCCGCTAA